One part of the Mariniblastus fucicola genome encodes these proteins:
- the katG gene encoding catalase/peroxidase HPI produces MGDGSQSGKCPMSVDMSNGGHDTTTKVTGRAATQGACPFRGSRIGGAIGSEPQLDTWWPNRLKVELLHQNPIQADPLRDQNYAEEFSNIDYDALKADIREFLTTSVDWWPSDYHNYGPQMVRMAWHSAGTYRIADGRGGAGQAMQRFAPINSWWDNGNIDKSRRLLWPIKQKFGTALSWADLIILTGNVALEIMGFKTFGFAGGRIDAWESDRATYWGPETWQGDEKVGHPGEMVNLNKRWEGGPKEEHWDLENPLGATHQALIYVNPEGPGGSGDPVDSAREIRESFARMAMNDEETVALIAGGHAFGKSHGKVDANKIGPAPEGAPMQAMGMGWQNPEGTGFAQYTMTNGIEGSWTPNPTQWDNDYLTNLFKYEWEPKKSPAGALQWTPVDSDAPKTPDAHIEGKFEPLMMMTSDLALKTDPAYKAICEKFLEDFDYFADAFARAWYKLTHRDMGPVDRYVGPEVPKEVLPWQDPLPQLDYETVNDSDVAELKKSVLDSGLSVSQLVAAAWASASTYRDSDKRGGANGARVRLAPQKDWEVNNPQLLAETLQGLEKIQSQFNDAQSGDKKISMADLIVLAGCAAVEKAAKDAGVETTVPFVPGRTDTTQEWTDGESFEWLKPVVDGFRNYRNEEVSYKVASEHLFLDKAQLLALTAPEWTAISGGLKVLNINYDGSQHGLFTDKPGVLSNDFFSVLSSMEYEWKPQDAHELMFDINDRQSGETKFTATRCDLVFGSNSQLRQVVEVYAGSDGHPRFVRDFVRAWHKVMMLDRFDVPEARAEAMAASWSTAAV; encoded by the coding sequence ATGGGTGATGGAAGTCAATCTGGCAAATGCCCGATGTCTGTCGACATGAGCAATGGCGGACACGATACGACGACAAAAGTAACAGGACGAGCCGCAACACAAGGCGCTTGCCCTTTTCGTGGCAGCCGGATTGGCGGAGCGATCGGATCGGAACCGCAGCTTGATACCTGGTGGCCCAATCGGCTGAAAGTCGAACTGCTGCACCAAAATCCGATCCAAGCCGACCCGCTTCGTGACCAGAACTACGCTGAAGAGTTTTCGAACATCGACTACGACGCTCTTAAAGCTGACATTCGCGAGTTCCTCACGACGTCCGTTGACTGGTGGCCGTCCGACTATCACAACTACGGCCCGCAAATGGTCCGTATGGCATGGCACTCTGCCGGAACCTATCGGATTGCTGATGGTCGCGGCGGTGCGGGTCAGGCGATGCAGCGTTTCGCGCCGATCAACTCCTGGTGGGACAACGGCAACATCGACAAGTCACGTCGGCTGCTTTGGCCGATTAAGCAAAAGTTCGGAACGGCGTTGAGCTGGGCTGACTTGATCATCCTCACCGGCAATGTCGCGCTGGAAATTATGGGCTTCAAGACCTTCGGTTTCGCCGGAGGGCGAATCGACGCTTGGGAATCCGATCGTGCAACTTACTGGGGACCGGAGACTTGGCAAGGCGATGAAAAAGTCGGTCATCCTGGCGAGATGGTCAACCTCAACAAGCGTTGGGAAGGCGGACCCAAGGAAGAACATTGGGACCTCGAGAACCCTCTTGGAGCAACACACCAAGCTTTGATTTACGTCAACCCGGAAGGTCCTGGCGGCAGCGGTGATCCCGTCGATAGTGCCCGCGAGATCCGAGAAAGCTTTGCCCGAATGGCGATGAACGACGAAGAAACCGTGGCGTTGATCGCCGGCGGTCACGCGTTCGGAAAATCTCACGGCAAGGTCGACGCGAACAAAATCGGTCCAGCTCCGGAAGGTGCTCCGATGCAAGCCATGGGCATGGGCTGGCAGAATCCGGAAGGCACCGGATTCGCTCAATACACGATGACCAACGGCATCGAAGGCTCTTGGACACCGAATCCAACGCAGTGGGATAACGACTATTTGACGAACCTGTTCAAGTACGAGTGGGAGCCCAAAAAGAGCCCGGCTGGAGCCCTTCAATGGACGCCTGTCGATTCGGACGCGCCGAAAACTCCTGATGCACACATCGAAGGCAAATTTGAGCCGCTGATGATGATGACTTCGGATTTGGCTTTGAAGACCGATCCGGCTTACAAAGCGATCTGCGAAAAATTCCTCGAGGATTTTGATTACTTTGCAGACGCGTTTGCCCGAGCCTGGTACAAGCTGACGCATCGCGACATGGGTCCAGTTGATCGCTATGTCGGTCCCGAAGTCCCGAAGGAAGTTCTGCCGTGGCAAGATCCGTTGCCGCAACTTGATTATGAAACGGTTAACGACAGCGATGTCGCAGAGTTGAAAAAGAGCGTTCTCGATTCCGGGCTGTCCGTATCACAACTGGTTGCGGCAGCGTGGGCTTCCGCGTCGACGTATCGCGACAGTGACAAACGTGGCGGGGCAAATGGCGCTCGAGTCCGGCTTGCTCCTCAGAAAGATTGGGAAGTCAACAATCCGCAGTTGCTGGCCGAGACACTGCAAGGACTGGAGAAGATTCAGTCGCAATTCAATGACGCACAATCCGGTGACAAGAAGATCTCGATGGCTGACTTGATCGTACTGGCGGGTTGTGCCGCGGTCGAGAAAGCGGCCAAGGACGCTGGCGTTGAAACAACAGTTCCCTTCGTGCCCGGTCGCACCGACACGACGCAAGAATGGACTGATGGAGAGAGCTTTGAATGGCTCAAACCGGTCGTTGATGGTTTCCGAAATTACCGCAACGAAGAAGTTTCCTACAAGGTTGCGTCGGAGCATCTGTTCTTGGACAAGGCGCAGTTGCTGGCATTGACGGCTCCTGAGTGGACCGCGATTTCTGGTGGTTTGAAGGTGCTGAACATCAACTATGACGGTTCGCAGCATGGCCTGTTCACTGACAAGCCCGGCGTGCTGAGCAACGATTTCTTCAGCGTGCTTTCGTCAATGGAGTACGAGTGGAAGCCGCAGGACGCCCACGAGCTGATGTTCGACATCAACGATCGGCAATCCGGCGAGACCAAGTTTACGGCGACTCGATGTGATCTCGTGTTCGGCTCCAACTCCCAGCTTCGCCAAGTCGTAGAGGTCTACGCTGGTAGCGACGGACATCCGCGATTCGTACGCGATTTCGTGAGAGCTTGGCACAAGGTGATGATGTTGGATCGATTCGACGTTCCGGAAGCCCGGGCTGAAGCGATGGCGGCAAGCTGGTCGACAGCGGCTGTCTAA
- a CDS encoding DNA topoisomerase IB encodes MSGTATREQKSRRRAAKAGLIFVNDFDKGYQRRKCGRGFSYLGLNGQTLTSKQTRRRIDSLAIPPAWEDVWICPDSAGHVQARGRDEAGRLQYIYHDQWSTISAATKFDRMARFAEVLPRLRRRVRKDLRRKGLPCERIMAAVTRLLDKASLRIGNDASVAARGATTLRSNDVELDGYHVSLDFPGKSGQRREASFSDRKIAKVIRQCEEVGGQFLFTYLNEQGEPQRVASNDVNEYLQQISGEQITAKDFRTWWGSTTALASLVELDKNATKRERAAACRDAVKCAAAELGNTVAVCRESYIHPGILTAGESGELPGMVAKLSNEEVAELGIDEVRFKKLLPMLDFT; translated from the coding sequence ATGTCGGGGACTGCTACACGAGAACAAAAATCGAGGCGTCGGGCTGCAAAAGCCGGACTTATATTCGTTAACGATTTTGATAAGGGATATCAGCGTCGCAAGTGCGGACGTGGATTCAGCTATCTGGGACTCAATGGACAGACATTGACCAGCAAGCAAACTCGCCGCCGAATCGACTCACTTGCGATTCCGCCGGCATGGGAGGACGTTTGGATTTGTCCGGATTCGGCAGGACATGTGCAGGCCCGAGGTCGCGATGAAGCCGGCCGACTACAATACATTTACCACGATCAATGGTCGACCATTAGTGCGGCGACCAAGTTTGATCGAATGGCTCGGTTTGCTGAAGTGCTTCCTCGTTTACGTCGCCGAGTGCGAAAAGATCTACGTCGCAAGGGCTTGCCTTGCGAGCGAATCATGGCGGCAGTGACACGGCTGCTGGACAAAGCCAGTCTTCGAATCGGCAACGACGCGTCGGTCGCAGCGCGAGGGGCAACTACTCTGCGTTCGAACGATGTTGAACTCGACGGCTATCACGTCAGCTTGGATTTTCCGGGCAAGAGCGGACAGCGTCGAGAAGCCAGTTTCTCGGACCGGAAGATCGCCAAGGTCATTCGACAATGCGAGGAGGTCGGCGGTCAGTTTCTGTTCACCTATCTCAATGAGCAGGGCGAGCCCCAGCGTGTTGCATCGAATGACGTCAACGAGTATCTCCAGCAAATCAGCGGCGAACAAATAACGGCAAAGGATTTTCGGACCTGGTGGGGTAGTACCACAGCACTGGCTTCGCTTGTCGAGCTTGACAAGAACGCTACGAAGCGCGAGCGAGCTGCTGCGTGTCGCGATGCGGTAAAATGTGCGGCGGCGGAGCTTGGAAACACCGTTGCCGTTTGCCGTGAGAGCTACATTCATCCCGGGATCTTGACGGCGGGTGAGTCAGGCGAGCTTCCGGGGATGGTCGCCAAGCTTTCCAACGAAGAAGTTGCAGAGCTTGGCATCGATGAAGTTCGCTTTAAAAAGCTCCTGCCGATGCTGGATTTCACTTAG
- a CDS encoding alkene reductase, translating into MSTATQSQSQTQIQNPALFKSIKVGDLTFPNRIFVAPLTRARSDHDQRTQTPLHALYYAQRASSGLIVSEATQISQEGIGYAWTPGIHTDEQVESWKLVNDAIHNAGGHIFCQLWHVGAISHPVFQRDNGQPVSSSVWTPEGQAFVGSYHPDGPQVPHEEARALKMDEIPRILDDYRHAAKQAKAAGFDGIELHAANGYLIDQFLRDSVNQRDDQYGGSIENRVRLLTEVVDALCEVLPANRVGVRLTPIGGPGNSSDSDPMALYTAAAKAISGKGLAYLHVVRANGHTGSDSAELSEQVVKAMRKSFDGTFIANGGFTAEEANEWIENGDADAVAFGRLFISNPDLPERFASGAELNEPDQNTFYGGGAEGYVDYPSLKKTNDAM; encoded by the coding sequence ATGTCAACCGCGACCCAATCACAATCTCAAACACAGATTCAGAACCCCGCCCTGTTCAAGTCGATCAAAGTTGGAGACCTGACGTTTCCAAACCGCATCTTTGTGGCGCCTTTGACCCGAGCCCGTTCGGACCATGATCAGCGGACTCAAACGCCACTTCACGCGCTCTATTATGCTCAACGAGCGAGCTCTGGATTGATCGTTAGCGAGGCGACGCAGATTTCGCAGGAAGGCATCGGCTACGCGTGGACGCCGGGCATTCACACGGACGAACAAGTCGAAAGTTGGAAACTGGTCAACGACGCGATCCACAACGCCGGCGGACATATTTTCTGTCAGTTGTGGCACGTGGGTGCGATCTCCCATCCGGTTTTCCAGAGGGACAACGGTCAACCGGTGTCTTCAAGCGTCTGGACTCCGGAAGGCCAAGCTTTCGTAGGGTCTTACCATCCAGATGGACCACAGGTTCCGCACGAGGAAGCGCGGGCTTTGAAGATGGACGAAATTCCGCGGATTCTCGATGACTATCGACACGCAGCGAAACAGGCAAAGGCTGCGGGCTTCGACGGAATCGAACTGCACGCTGCCAACGGTTACCTGATCGACCAGTTCCTCCGCGACTCGGTCAACCAGCGCGACGACCAATACGGTGGCTCGATCGAGAACCGCGTTCGCTTGCTAACGGAAGTCGTGGATGCACTTTGCGAAGTCCTCCCTGCGAATCGCGTTGGCGTTCGACTGACGCCGATCGGCGGACCCGGCAACAGCAGCGATAGCGATCCAATGGCGTTGTACACCGCGGCCGCGAAGGCGATCTCTGGGAAGGGACTTGCGTACTTGCACGTCGTCCGAGCCAACGGTCATACGGGGTCGGATTCGGCAGAGCTAAGCGAACAAGTCGTAAAGGCGATGCGAAAATCGTTTGACGGAACGTTTATCGCCAACGGCGGATTCACGGCTGAGGAAGCTAACGAGTGGATCGAAAATGGAGACGCGGACGCCGTCGCATTCGGACGCCTCTTCATCTCGAACCCGGACCTCCCAGAACGGTTTGCATCCGGTGCGGAACTGAACGAACCTGACCAGAACACGTTCTACGGTGGTGGCGCAGAAGGTTACGTTGACTATCCGTCGCTCAAAAAGACAAACGACGCGATGTGA
- a CDS encoding hypervirulence associated TUDOR domain-containing protein has product MAKGYNTGTDVKWKWGDGWGHGTVDERFTEKVTRTIEGNEVTREASSDEPAYLIKQDDGGRVLKGHSEVQKDS; this is encoded by the coding sequence ATGGCCAAGGGCTACAACACCGGAACAGACGTGAAATGGAAATGGGGCGATGGCTGGGGTCACGGAACGGTCGACGAACGATTCACGGAAAAGGTCACGCGCACGATTGAAGGAAACGAAGTAACTCGCGAGGCCAGCAGCGACGAACCGGCCTACCTGATCAAGCAGGATGACGGCGGACGCGTTCTGAAAGGACATTCCGAGGTTCAGAAAGACTCGTAA
- the ahr gene encoding NADPH-dependent aldehyde reductase Ahr yields the protein MSIKAYAALEQGKELEAFEYEAGDLRYDEVEIKVEYCGICHSDLSMLKNDWGMTQYPLVPGHEVVGTVSEVGEHVTHLKVGQRVGLGWKCRSCMTCDQCLSGKHNRCQGVDMGHADTIVGRHGGFADKVRCQSAWAIPLPESVAAASAGPLLCGGITVFNPFLLNEVKPTHRVGVVGIGGLGHMAVTFANKWGCEVTAFSTSPDKESEVRKLGAHHFINSKDESALENAANSFDMLLVTVNVSLNWDAHVKMLRPGGKLHIVGAVPSVEAEWFPFIMGAKSIGGSPIGSPVSQREMVEFCGRHEIAPTVEEFPMSQVNEAMDKLENGSPHFRLVLKNDF from the coding sequence ATGAGCATCAAAGCCTACGCAGCCCTCGAACAGGGTAAAGAACTCGAAGCCTTCGAATATGAAGCAGGAGATTTGCGCTACGACGAAGTCGAAATCAAAGTCGAGTACTGTGGCATCTGCCATAGCGACTTGAGCATGTTGAAAAACGATTGGGGGATGACCCAGTATCCGCTCGTACCGGGCCACGAAGTCGTCGGCACGGTTTCCGAAGTCGGCGAACATGTGACTCATCTGAAAGTCGGACAACGTGTCGGTCTCGGTTGGAAATGTCGCTCCTGCATGACCTGCGACCAGTGTCTTTCTGGAAAGCACAATCGTTGCCAAGGTGTGGACATGGGTCATGCCGACACGATCGTCGGTCGGCACGGCGGATTCGCGGACAAGGTTCGCTGTCAAAGTGCATGGGCGATTCCGTTGCCCGAATCAGTCGCTGCCGCTTCTGCGGGACCGCTGCTGTGCGGTGGCATCACGGTCTTCAACCCGTTTCTGCTCAACGAAGTCAAACCTACGCATCGCGTTGGTGTCGTGGGCATCGGAGGCTTGGGTCACATGGCGGTTACGTTTGCCAACAAGTGGGGCTGTGAGGTAACTGCCTTTTCCACCAGCCCGGACAAAGAGTCAGAAGTCCGCAAACTGGGAGCACATCACTTCATTAACTCGAAGGATGAATCAGCACTCGAAAATGCCGCGAACTCTTTCGACATGCTGCTCGTCACCGTCAACGTTTCGCTCAACTGGGACGCTCATGTGAAAATGCTTCGTCCTGGCGGCAAGCTGCATATCGTGGGTGCCGTTCCCAGCGTCGAAGCCGAGTGGTTCCCGTTTATCATGGGAGCAAAATCGATAGGTGGATCGCCAATCGGTAGTCCGGTTTCACAACGGGAAATGGTAGAATTTTGCGGGCGGCACGAGATCGCGCCGACCGTTGAAGAGTTCCCGATGTCCCAGGTCAACGAAGCGATGGACAAGCTCGAAAATGGCTCGCCGCACTTTCGTCTGGTCCTGAAGAATGACTTTTAA
- a CDS encoding MauE/DoxX family redox-associated membrane protein: protein MNSVSVNKTTLQWSLLLLRLGVFLVFAMWTLDKFINPGHAAVVFEKYYKIPGMSSAFTYAVGGVQVAIILLFASGTFRTWSYAAVTILHAVSTFSAYNQYLDPWTKPNLLFFAAFPMLAACLALWLLREHDNMLSIDAMRNPSVEPRLSTQDTITA, encoded by the coding sequence ATGAATTCTGTATCGGTTAACAAAACGACGCTTCAATGGTCTCTGCTGCTGCTTCGACTGGGCGTATTTTTGGTATTCGCCATGTGGACGTTGGACAAATTCATTAACCCGGGCCATGCCGCGGTCGTTTTTGAAAAGTACTACAAAATTCCCGGGATGAGTTCGGCATTTACCTATGCCGTGGGTGGTGTGCAAGTCGCCATCATCCTGCTGTTTGCGTCGGGAACATTTCGCACGTGGTCCTATGCCGCCGTCACCATACTCCATGCCGTCTCGACGTTTAGCGCGTACAACCAGTACCTCGACCCGTGGACGAAACCAAATTTATTGTTCTTTGCAGCATTCCCGATGTTGGCGGCCTGCCTCGCACTGTGGTTGCTACGAGAACACGACAACATGCTTTCGATCGATGCGATGCGAAATCCATCGGTTGAACCGCGACTGTCAACTCAAGACACAATCACAGCCTAG
- a CDS encoding UdgX family uracil-DNA binding protein (This protein belongs to the uracil DNA glycosylase superfamily, members of which act in excision repair of DNA. However, it belongs more specifically to UdgX branch, whose founding member was found to bind uracil in DNA (where it does not belong), without cleaving it, appears to promote DNA repair by a pathway involving RecA, rather than base excision.), producing the protein MRTIRIKSYEQWRHIARGLIAGNASPAELQLVEDDGQQSLFCETSRVDSLPGKIDFRVPRAFLLLAESVGYHRDARRWNVLYRVLWRIRHEQPQLLDIETDDDVIQLTRMEKQVRRDAHKMKAFVRFRKVIQDGVEHFIAWHQPDHRIVRKVAPFFSRRFAGMNWTILTPDESMTWDQSNLTYGGGVTRSDAPGSDQLEDLWKTYYANIFNPARVKIKMMKSEMPVRYWKNLPEAQIIDELLADAPRRVEKMIEQYEGFDQTAIDFLPTLDSLSLPVLQKAAANCKACDLHCAATQTVFGSGPADARIVLLGEQPGDREDLAGQPFIGPAGQVLNEAIEKAGLVRGELYLTNVVKHFKFKVSSAGQGGKRRLHQKPNSREIRACRPWFDAEWSCLKNADILVCLGATAMNAIMGPGRKLGDTRGRWIETDHSQRTIATWHPSAILRSYDADSKSQKFQQLVDDLKFARDSILNTKESGEYDV; encoded by the coding sequence ATGCGAACGATTCGAATCAAAAGCTACGAACAATGGCGTCACATCGCCCGTGGTTTGATCGCGGGAAACGCTTCGCCTGCCGAGTTGCAACTGGTTGAAGACGACGGTCAGCAGTCACTGTTTTGCGAGACATCAAGGGTTGACTCGTTACCCGGGAAGATTGATTTCCGTGTGCCGCGAGCGTTTCTTTTGTTGGCTGAAAGCGTCGGCTATCACCGCGACGCGAGGCGTTGGAACGTGCTGTATAGAGTTTTGTGGCGGATCCGACACGAACAGCCACAACTGCTGGACATTGAAACCGACGATGACGTTATTCAGCTGACTCGGATGGAAAAACAGGTGCGACGCGACGCGCACAAAATGAAGGCCTTTGTACGGTTCCGCAAAGTCATTCAGGACGGCGTCGAGCATTTCATTGCCTGGCATCAACCGGATCATCGGATCGTACGAAAAGTCGCACCGTTTTTCTCGCGTCGGTTCGCTGGCATGAACTGGACGATTTTGACTCCGGACGAATCGATGACGTGGGACCAGAGCAATCTCACTTATGGCGGCGGTGTCACGCGCAGCGATGCTCCTGGTTCGGACCAGTTGGAAGATTTGTGGAAAACGTACTACGCAAATATCTTCAATCCGGCACGAGTCAAAATCAAAATGATGAAGAGCGAGATGCCGGTTCGCTATTGGAAGAATCTTCCCGAGGCCCAGATCATCGACGAGTTGCTCGCTGACGCGCCGCGGCGCGTGGAGAAGATGATCGAACAGTACGAGGGCTTCGATCAAACGGCGATCGATTTCCTTCCGACCTTGGACTCGTTGTCCTTGCCTGTTCTGCAAAAAGCTGCTGCCAACTGTAAGGCTTGTGACTTGCATTGCGCTGCAACGCAGACGGTTTTCGGCAGCGGTCCTGCGGACGCTCGAATCGTACTGCTGGGCGAACAGCCTGGCGATCGCGAAGACCTCGCGGGCCAACCTTTTATCGGCCCTGCCGGGCAAGTTCTCAATGAGGCGATAGAGAAAGCTGGCTTGGTTCGCGGCGAACTTTACTTGACGAACGTGGTGAAGCACTTCAAGTTCAAAGTTTCTTCGGCGGGTCAAGGCGGCAAGCGACGATTGCACCAAAAGCCAAACTCGCGAGAGATTCGAGCCTGCCGACCTTGGTTTGACGCAGAGTGGAGTTGCCTGAAGAATGCGGACATTCTCGTATGCCTCGGCGCAACGGCGATGAACGCCATCATGGGGCCGGGCCGAAAGCTTGGCGACACGCGTGGTCGTTGGATCGAGACTGACCATAGCCAGCGGACAATCGCAACGTGGCATCCTTCGGCAATTCTTCGTTCGTACGATGCCGATTCCAAATCACAGAAATTTCAACAACTCGTGGACGATCTGAAGTTCGCCCGCGACAGTATTCTCAACACAAAAGAATCAGGTGAATATGATGTCTAA
- a CDS encoding DUF1295 domain-containing protein, which translates to MHFTQLILTNLGLIIAAMSLLWLVSIRVKDASIVDLCWGLGFVIVAWATAFQTGASDLRAIMLLALTTLWGLRLSGYLLWRNYGKGEDKRYQEMRDKHGGRFWWVSFFTVFLLQGLLMWFISLVVQSGMFHAGKLGIGFFGWLGFAVWCVGFFFESVGDFQMARFKARPDTEGEVMDRGLWRYTRHPNYFGDFCIWWGLFLLAATAQSWWTIGSPLLMSFLLLKVSGVSMLESDIEDRRPKYAQYKRETNAFFPWFPADGA; encoded by the coding sequence ATGCATTTTACTCAACTGATTCTAACTAACCTTGGTTTGATTATTGCCGCGATGAGTTTGCTGTGGCTAGTCAGCATCCGGGTCAAGGACGCTTCGATCGTCGACCTATGTTGGGGGCTTGGATTCGTAATTGTTGCATGGGCGACCGCGTTTCAGACTGGGGCGAGCGATCTGCGGGCGATAATGCTGTTGGCTCTGACGACGCTGTGGGGACTGCGATTGTCTGGCTATCTTCTGTGGCGAAACTATGGAAAGGGCGAAGACAAACGCTACCAAGAAATGCGTGACAAGCATGGCGGTCGTTTTTGGTGGGTCAGCTTCTTTACCGTCTTCTTACTGCAGGGGTTGTTGATGTGGTTCATCTCGCTGGTCGTGCAGTCAGGAATGTTCCACGCGGGTAAGCTGGGAATCGGGTTCTTCGGATGGCTCGGGTTCGCGGTTTGGTGCGTCGGTTTCTTCTTCGAGTCAGTTGGTGATTTCCAGATGGCTCGCTTCAAGGCGCGTCCGGATACAGAAGGCGAAGTCATGGATCGTGGTCTATGGAGATACACGCGGCATCCAAACTACTTCGGCGATTTTTGTATCTGGTGGGGTCTGTTCCTGCTGGCTGCTACGGCACAATCGTGGTGGACGATCGGAAGCCCGCTGCTGATGTCGTTCCTGCTACTAAAAGTCTCCGGCGTCTCGATGCTCGAAAGCGACATCGAAGATCGACGTCCCAAATACGCTCAGTACAAACGCGAAACCAACGCATTCTTTCCGTGGTTTCCCGCCGATGGTGCCTAG
- a CDS encoding pyridoxamine 5'-phosphate oxidase family protein, protein MNDEQKKLTEILDNFENAMLITMGDGKLDNQPNGRPMRVAEVDDDGTVWFVTGRESSKVDEIASNSTVCITLQSGSQFVSMTGSAAEVDDRGKIDELWSEPWKVWFPEGKSDPSILLLKVTPKFGEFWDMGGLKRFRYIYEAGQAWFKGEQIDTDAIDGMNEKVEF, encoded by the coding sequence ATGAACGACGAACAGAAGAAACTCACAGAGATCCTCGACAACTTCGAGAACGCGATGCTGATCACGATGGGCGACGGTAAACTTGACAACCAGCCTAATGGCCGGCCGATGCGGGTTGCTGAGGTTGATGATGACGGCACGGTCTGGTTTGTGACCGGCCGGGAATCGAGCAAGGTCGATGAAATTGCATCGAACTCGACTGTTTGCATCACTCTCCAGAGTGGGAGTCAATTCGTCTCGATGACCGGGTCTGCTGCAGAGGTGGATGATCGCGGTAAAATCGACGAACTCTGGAGCGAGCCGTGGAAAGTCTGGTTTCCGGAGGGAAAAAGCGATCCGTCGATCCTGCTGCTCAAAGTCACGCCAAAATTCGGTGAGTTTTGGGACATGGGCGGACTGAAGAGATTTCGTTACATTTATGAAGCAGGGCAAGCTTGGTTTAAAGGCGAGCAAATCGACACCGATGCCATTGATGGCATGAATGAGAAAGTCGAATTCTAG
- a CDS encoding SDR family NAD(P)-dependent oxidoreductase: MSKTALVTGASSGIGLELAKLFAAAGHPLILTARSGDKLESLRKELVETHSVHVEVIVADLAEADAATKLADELASRKLVVDILVNNAGFGELGRFHEIDVERQVNMVRLNVLTLVHLTRLLVPEMIKRKSGGILNVGSTAAFQPGPNMAVYYATKAFVLSFSEALHEELLERDISVTCLCPGPTETGFGADSGMGDSAIFKSNAMGVEAVAQAGFEGLKNNRAIVIPGLKNRFGAFMTRLVPRFVTRKLVKRLQVPNES, translated from the coding sequence ATGTCTAAAACTGCACTCGTAACCGGAGCCTCTTCCGGAATCGGACTGGAGTTGGCGAAGCTGTTTGCAGCTGCCGGCCACCCGCTGATTCTCACTGCAAGAAGCGGCGACAAACTTGAATCGCTGCGAAAGGAACTGGTTGAAACTCACAGCGTGCACGTGGAAGTTATCGTTGCCGACCTCGCAGAAGCGGACGCTGCCACGAAACTTGCCGATGAACTTGCATCTCGGAAACTGGTGGTCGACATTCTGGTCAACAATGCCGGTTTTGGAGAGCTGGGTCGGTTTCACGAGATCGACGTCGAACGTCAAGTCAACATGGTGCGATTGAATGTGCTTACCCTAGTGCACCTCACGCGGTTGCTCGTGCCTGAAATGATCAAACGAAAGTCGGGCGGGATTTTGAATGTCGGCTCCACGGCGGCTTTCCAGCCCGGGCCTAACATGGCGGTTTACTATGCGACCAAGGCGTTCGTTCTCTCTTTCTCAGAAGCCTTGCATGAAGAGCTTTTGGAACGCGACATCAGCGTCACTTGCCTTTGTCCCGGGCCGACGGAAACAGGTTTTGGAGCAGATTCCGGGATGGGAGACAGTGCTATATTCAAGTCCAATGCGATGGGTGTCGAAGCCGTCGCTCAAGCCGGTTTTGAAGGACTGAAGAACAACCGAGCCATTGTTATTCCGGGCCTTAAGAACCGGTTTGGCGCATTCATGACACGGCTGGTTCCGCGGTTCGTAACTCGAAAGCTGGTCAAACGCTTGCAAGTTCCAAACGAAAGTTAA